The genomic interval TCATGTAGACATGCGTATACATGAGCATTTCTGCAGACACTTACATTtctgatgtgcatgtgtgtacacatgttgATTCTGGTTGGTGCATTTATgatgcatgtctgtgtatgttgGTTTGTGTCCTGGCATGTACATGTACCGTATACGATTGGAGGATACACAGAAATAATCCactgttttctgtcaaaaatgAGAAACCAGTCGAATTGCTAAACGTAAAGCTAAACCTCTAATACATCCTTTGATTTGAAAATCTAAGACCTATGTTCAGATTGAAAGAACCAGTTACCTGTTTGcctattcaaataaatgtagcaaCCAATACATTTTTGTAGCAATCAGCAAGACATTCCTCTAGTTAGCTTAGCCAGGTCCCTGCCATTAATTGCATGCCGTGGGCTgtctttccatttcatttctatttgagatttttcttcttcttgccccAACTGTTGATATATCCATCCTTGTTTGCTGTCAACCCCGGAGGCTTTATAAGTTAATGAAACAAAAGGGCTCATTTTAAATTCCATTTGCCCATCTCTAAGTGCTTTCCGTGATTAATTGGTCCCACCATATCTTTCTTTTCCCAAACAAGTCCCCTGGTATCACAGGCATCCACCAGCATATCTGCAGAGGCCTGCCCTGCAGAGGAAATCAAATTAGCATTGACATCATTTCTTTGAAATGCCTTGCTGTGTCTACggagggagggaaaacagtGTGTCATACATTTGATGGATGTAAGTGCACCGTCAGTGtctcttttaaaatgaactgTGGTCTAAGAAAGCCGCACAGAGCTGTGTGTCACTTTCCTTGCTCAGCTATCAGAGCTCAGGCTTCTGTGTGACAGCAGGTCAGGACATTAAGCAGGTTGCTGAGCATGCTGGGAAAATGATAAAGCATGCCTGTTAGACCCATGGTAACAGGTGTAGGAGTTATTTTCTGCTGCCCAATACCAGagacattaaagctgcattaattggGCTTTGGCCACTAGGGGCCAGAAGAATTttaaaacaagctgacagacaaacagtataGCAATATGTCAGCAAACATTTAcacctatttacacatccagcagacacagagcaacattagcatttatttggagttgtgtcCAGAATAACTCAGTAGAtgtttagctctgctttggtctccaccaactcctggagaaagatatctggctcttcagctgctaaatgttccactctCTTCACCAGCTGGTTGCTAAATATCTGTTTGCCGAAACCAAAACAgggagctaaaagaggctaaaaagcaaagttgggtgataattctgtgGGTTTGGcatgagtgacccctttcacattactccagtcatttcattcagtgctgatatacaaatattgatttaacgcagttttaacaaaaaacCCTTGGACGCTGTTTCGTCTCCTTCTCCTAGGAGCACACATCACACGTCCTCTCGCAGGTGTTTGGCAATAAGGCAGAATGCAATTAGCATGTAATTCAGCAAACTTTTTGGATTGTTTTATGAGTTGAGTGTGGCAAACAAATATCCATCCACTGCAGAAAGTATAGTGCAACTGCAGTATCGCTCCCcccttttcacagcactgtGCACTGAGCTTTTCAAGACTGACTCATAGGAAAAAACGAAAACAACAAAAGTCCCAGAGCAGTTAACCAAGAGCTCCATATGTGCTTGTCATCAGCACATCAGAAGTTGCAGCCAGGATACCAGTTTTATGTTTATGCACACAAGCTGAATCCTCACACAGTAACAAGTAGTAGTTTATTTTTAGACCAAATGAACACAGATGTgatatttttgtaatatttcagacattacagatacagatttaAAAATTGTATAATGTTGTGGACAGGAGCATGCCCGAGGACTTTGCTATGTGCCATGACAGAAGAAAGGCTGAAAAACATTGTACTGGACAGTGATACGTGGTATCTTTGCGAATGCAAAAAGGCACTGAGAAGGCAACAAATCTGCATATTGTGGAGGAGTAAAATAGCATCTTCATGTGCCTGCTGGAGCTTGAAAACAGTCAATAACACAGGACAATCAGACAGAACAAAGGAATAAGATTTGGACTACATGACTGAGACATTAAGGGGCATCAACTACTGATTGGAGATGCAGGAGATCTTCATTAGAATTAAAGAGATACAACGGCTATAAAATCGTTTTAAAAGACTTTTGGGCGATGAGGTTTATTTTCCACGGGAAATACGATAATAGCTATTTTCTTAAATGTCAATAAAACGAGTGTAAACGTACTCTAGATTCTGTGTATTATGGTAAAACTGACATCAGACGCCTTCTCCCAACTTGATGTCTAATTTACCTTTAATTTTCCCAACCAGCAAAGTTGCCATTATTGCTTAGCTGAGTATATTAAAAGTTTAAGGAGCTCCGTATATAAATCCTGAATgttatgtctctttttctcattaAAGAAATCATCCAGGATGCTGGTGTTCAGCCAGCCTCGCTCCACCATGCGAGCAGCAAACTGGATGAACAATTAGGCACACTAATCTCACGAGGGCAAGCCTTTACCTCCCTATGAATAATTTAGCATTTAACCAACTGAAGCCGATAACAGCCAAATGTATTTCCCCTCTGCCAAGCGGAGGCTGGAGCCacgtgtgtttgcatttgcctggaaatgaaaggagagagcaGGATTTCCCCCAAAATGTAATCAGTTTAATGTCTGAAGTCAGCCAATGTGCGAAAACATCAGTTATGAGAGGATGCCCTGAGCGCTTCACTGCAGTAACGGCTCTCTGAGACGCCTGTCTGCCCAAGGCAAGGAACATGACCTTTGAAATGAAAGTTTACTCTCTGTTTTTTGAGAAAGGTAACACAGGTTCAACGATAAAAACTGCAGACAGAAGCTGAACACCTCAAACAGAAACACTCCTGCCCATAGGATAAATGACTGACCAGAAAGTCTGATCTTTTTAGATCAGTTTCAGGGCAGCAAAGTCATAACCTTCAGTTATTACATAAGCTCCCGAGTGAGCTTCCTTTTGCAAGCAGCAAAACGTTGGCAAGCTGGCTCACCTTCAATAATCGCACAGATCAAGGACAGGGAGAGTGGGAAATagcaagaagaggaagaaacactTTTCTTATTGAAGACTAAAGTGcagtttgagtgtttgagtcaTTCTCtcaactgtcaaaacaaattGTCAAGCTGTCATTTTCGGGGAGGAACACGAGGTTTTTCAACACAACTCCTCACAGTCTACATCTATAGAACTCTGCATGACCTATGAAAAAGAGCGGACGGGTTCAGAAAGAGGATTTAAGACAAACGCTTCTTCCCAAAGACACTGCCTCTGGCCTCTCAGCGTCTTCAgacaggtttgttttttatgtttagtGGCACTTGTTTTGTCATCAATCACAATTTCTTAGACAGATACAGCAGATATTCCTGCTTTAAAGCTTTGTCAAAGTGTCCGGGAGGGAAGCCTTGTTAAGAGCGTTTGTTGGTTCATTTGAACTTTCCATTACCAACTTTGAGAATGCACAACCAGCCGGGTGCAGAACAATGCACATCCATCAAACTTCAACAAGCCACAAAAGTCTTCTCCAGAAGGCCAGGATTTATGGCTACAGCTATTTCAGCCACCCTGCCTTTATCAGGGCATTACATGAGATCGCTTTCAGTTTCTTTATACACCATTCATTAGTCATTAGTCATCAGAATTCAGCACAGCGTTCATTCTTGTGTATCCATCCCATTTCCGCCTCAGACGACAGATCATACAGGCCACCTTTGAGGGGAACTATTGTCACCACAATTCATGAATTGTATGGCAGTGAAAGGGCAACGAAAGCTCCATTTATTGACTGGACATCAGTGAACAACCACAAATGCCTCGGTGTAACAGCACACCGAATGATAAATGGCGACTGCTCTTGCTTTAGGTGTGgtgaaaacagaggagaggcaTTTTGCTGAAGCTCTCCGTGACGGTGCTTTAGCCAAGTGCTGTAAAATAGTCGGGCATTTCAAACACAGCCCCGCAAACGCAGCAGATGTGAAAGTTCAGCAAGCTTCTCATTGGCAAGAAGAGGAGTCACTCGTCCAGGATGTACCCATGTGTAAAATTCCACTCAACAAAGACCCTCGAAAGGCAATGCTGGCACAGCAGAAGCACAACTTAGACATTCTAACCTCAGCTGAATATGACTGGCTGGCAAAGCTGGAAACACTACTGAAGCCATCATTTCAGGCCTGTCCCCTAAATGTGCGTTATCTGAATGAAACGTGTACTCTCTCTCATCTGGAGGTCTCAGATGTTGATCCTACCTATAAAGTGCGCATCGAGGATGCATTCTCAGAGGAcctcagcagatggagggagaacACAAGCCTGTCATGGCTAAAGGTAGCAACAGCTCTAGATCCCAGATTCAAGGACCTCGGGTGCCTGcccagagcagagagggaagcGCAAATGGGACCAGAgccacaaaagaagaagatggcCCTCCTGCTGATGGGGTCAGAGTCACTGGCACTGTCCATAGACAAATCTATGTTCACTACAATGGTGGTCGGCACATACAGGTGCCCATGGTAAGCTGGCCCATATTGCACAAAGGTACTTGGCTACACCTGCCTCAGCAGGGCCATGTGAGTTTTCTTTGGCAGGCCACGTTTCAGCTCTgtcatctgaaaatgtcaacaagCCAGTCTGCCTGAGCAACTGGTTAAAAGAAAAGTCAACTTCATGAACCGGTTGACAGGTGTTTCCCCTTATATTAATGAGGGTagacaaaatatttacaaatatacaaCTATATAATACAACTATAGTTTtcaaaatacttttgttttgtctgcctcACCTGGCAAACCGACCTCTCTGTTGTTAATTTGATCAAAGACaatgcaaaatattttatgCCATTTCCTTTTTATAAACAATGTAAATTCCACAGAtcctaaacaacaaaacacttttttatactcagacaggaagaagaaggaggccaATCTAAGGACAATATAAAGACAGCCCCAAATGATCACTGAAAGTTGCAATATAAACTCATAGACTAGAAAGATCCATACGCTAGATCAATACACCCGGCGGCAGCAGACTTATGAGACAACTCTGTCGTTTGAAGATGAATGCATCACCCTGGCATTCGAGACAgatctgggggaaaaaaaaaacacaaagtgagcACTGCTGCCAGGGCCCTCAGCGGCATCTGAGACACCTGTGGTCAGGTCGCGGAGCTGTCGCATGCAGAAGCCATAAATAACTCAACCTGAAACAATAAACTCAGAGAAGAAATGAATGGCCTATTTGTCATTCTTGGCGTGTTAGTGATGTACTGGACCCCTCCCAACCCTCTGCCTCAGTTCATTTGGTGTCCCTCTGCAAAGTGAAGACAGGCACCACTGGGAGCCACTCCCTTCAGCCCTTGGAGCAGCACATATCCTTCATCTTCTGACTGACTAAAAGTCCTGCAAAcagtgtgcttccaactttgtggcaacagtttggggacAGCTGGgtggttcaggttcaggtgtCCACGTACTTTTAGTTTACTGATAATACCACAATTCTTACACCCTTATCACCGGCCAGCCACCAGGAGAAAGTAGTCTATTtgtcggggactattttcagctgcggattgatacacatttggtgatctagtgagtatttacagtggcaggacggtgtgtgtatgtcatCAACTCAAAGtaaactagtgtgtgtgttcatggtaatgaaggaagatggcacccagtgcaacagtacGGCTCACTGTTGTCTTTTCAATATATCAtgaacaacaatggagctctatggcacagaggaagagtatactgtatatcaggctttggctgcaCAGACACTGTTAGTAGTATCAAGTTTTGCTGGcaatacaaaaaatgtaaatttcttATCCTGTGATACACAATATAGTACACGCAATGTGAGTAGTTACTAAGCAACAGAGAGCGGAACGAATCAGGAAGGacctgataattaatgaatcattaatgAGTAGTTCCTGAATTACTCTGAATTGAGGACTGTATAGTAGATAATGATGAGTTTTAGACAACAGAAAAGTGATATtatattaatgaatcattaggtAATGATTAGTTCCTAAGTACTACCACTTTCTTCATAAGCCATTCCTGATTAGCTCTGAACTAGTTAATTACTTCATAATTAGTTAATCTGTTTATCAAGTAAAGTGGTAGTTACAAAGTAGTCCTTCATGATTACCTGACCATCACTTTATGGAAGTTTTGATTGGActttaatagtttaataatttaataattgtattgtaaagtgttacctGACTCCCCTCCATGTTACTTGTAATAaacatctaaacacacacatcaaggtCGCTTTAGTTATTGATGATTATTAATGTGCCCTGTCAGTTGGCTCGTGCAGggtcacacgcacacacacacacacacacacactacatgaaTGAGCGGGGGGCGCGTGAACACCCGCTAATTAAAAGGTAGGAGCCGGCGCGGGCAGGGGGCGGGGCCTCGGAGGATCAGGTCGGGTGGTCCGCTGTGACTTCCTTCCTCACCAGAGGAGGCACGAGGAGGACGGCGGGACGGAGGGGAGCTCCGCGTGCCGTCTGCGGCGGACACAGTAGCGCGTGACTGCTTTCAGcgaaaatgaaatgtttccctttatttaaaaaaaacaaaacaaaacaaaaaaaaccactcGGTGCAGTGAGATGTCTGAAGAAGGTAAGACTCTTCtggttttttccccctttcctcATCATCCCACAGCTCGAGCTGCTTCACACAGGCTGAGTGACTTCTTGATTTCCATAATTGATCATTATGACcgtttttgattatttttaatcaGGTGGAGAACGTGGtgagtggttttgtttttttgttttttaaataggCCACTGATGAGCACCCTGTGAAAATTGCTTTTTCATCAATTTGGTTGTGCTTATTCATGCAGcctaatgttcagtgtttgtttattcctGTATATTTGTAAAAGTATTGAAACATGATAAGAGTAAAGAGCAACGCTTCATATCtataatgaacaaaaacaacaggctGTTTCCCTTTGCAGCCTCATTTAGATTTATATTCAGGGCATTTCCCCTCAACAGGTAGGCCACCTTAATCTGAAGACTCAGACTGGGAAtgcaaatatgaatattttatgaATATAGAGAAAAGGATGAAGACTGCAAAGGCTCATAGTTTGAAGCTTTGGACAATTAAGCGTCGTCATCCTCTGGGATACATCTACCATCTGGGaataaacactttatttaatatcacaaatcacaaatttgcctcaaggggctttaacagtctgtacagcattcgacaccctctatccttagaccttCTGAGAAGAAgtaaaaaagcacaaaacaaaacccttAGCTGTCCTCTCTGAAGGGCAGTGTGTAGCTTGTGTTCAAGGTTGATAAAACATAATGATTAATGTCAGGGAGGTTTTGAATTATGAACTTCAGGCAATGACTGTTTCCCTCCGGAGAGCACAGCTTTTTAGAAATGGACCTCAAATGTGCAGTAATTCATCACGATAGTGCACTGCTCCAGAGACCTGACAGAAAGTGTTATATTACAcggtttgtaaaaaaaaaaaaaaaaaaaaaaaaatgaactctTCAGTGGTCTGCAATGCCGGCAGCACAGACCATGTTGAGGAGATTCATGTGTGTGACCAGAGGCAAAGTCCAGTTGTGGTGTCGTGGGGGGAAACAACAAccttttctggttccagctcctcaaatgtgagggtTTGCCGctattctttgttttataccatcatcatcataaatacatttttttagcAAGATGTCTACTTCCATATGAACATGGGCTGTAGGAACTTTTGGTTGCCTTTTTTCACTATTCTCCAATCCGCTAttcaaacgattaattgatCCATTTCCCAAGTAACCAATAGATGAATCAAGACAGGAAAGAATTGTTAGACGCAGCCCGTGTGCACATGAGACAGTAGTAAATCAGATGTGTGTCAGATGAGCAGTTCAGACAGAGTGCTCGAGCTTAAATCTTTTCTTGCTTTACAACCTACATGATAAGTGAATGTGTGGGAATTTGTGTAACACAATGCAGACAAGTTTCCATATGTTACAGAGCGATAGAAAGAATGGTGAGAAACGGGACCTCCTGATCTGCTGCACAGACGAAATGATGTCAGGAAGGCTCGTGTTAACATCGCGCACACTACCCTTCTGATAATAATGTTGTCCTATGCCTATGAACttctcctgttttgattgaatatGCCCACAGTCAGGCTACATTAAGCCGTTTAATATGCCTGCTAATATTCCGTCTCCTAAAACAAAATCCTAATTATGATTCCAATCATAGATTCAATTGGCTGACTTTCAATCCTGTAATGGCCACTCAGACGTTAGGAGGCTAACGGGAAGGTTTTCTTCAAGGGCAAAGCGCCATCTTTCCATGAGATCCACTAATGCCATGAGATGAGCAGTACACCTTTTGGATTTCAGATGTAAATTGGAGTGTAATCATGTTCGCTGATAGCTTTTAATCAAATGTTgtctgcagagagcaggagatgtATGCAGCCTCACTGTTTGGGGTGAGCTGCTGGTCAGCTAAAAGAAAACCTTAGGGATGCAACTACTGATGATTATCATtatctattattttattttcaactcAATTGAgtaaacatgtatttaaagcCCATCACACGTTCTCAGAGGTTTTGCAAAATGATGAATATATAACGCCAAAAACCTCACAGGATGCGGCTGAAAAAGGGTGGGAGGGAAGTCAATAAAGGAGCAGGCCGAAAAGGTCATTTAACACATCTTACACCGCTTCATCATTTTGTCACAGCGCTGCTATCACCCTGCCCCCTTTCCATGCTAATACTTGCATGAATGAAACATGAAGCGGAGCAACATAGCAGAGGAGTGTTTACTTTGGAGAGTGAGCTGTGTTTTCAGCC from Enoplosus armatus isolate fEnoArm2 chromosome 18, fEnoArm2.hap1, whole genome shotgun sequence carries:
- the LOC139301667 gene encoding uncharacterized protein, which encodes MATALALGVVKTEERHFAEALRDGALAKCCKIVGHFKHSPANAADVKVQQASHWQEEESLVQDVPMCKIPLNKDPRKVSDVDPTYKVRIEDAFSEDLSRWRENTSLSWLKVATALDPRFKDLGCLPRAEREAQMGPEPQKKKMTNLCSLQWWSAHTGAHGKLAHIAQRYLATPASAGPCEFSLAGHVSALSSENVNKPVCLSNWLKEKSTS